Proteins encoded by one window of Elaeis guineensis isolate ETL-2024a chromosome 12, EG11, whole genome shotgun sequence:
- the LOC105054973 gene encoding uncharacterized protein, translating to MQSGYGSVSEIQQFMMENCGSSIFSISSATPPNPSVPTGPADIHAATSQPLRYRPLHHPHHHHQQQPQTPPPLPPHFSHFHSIPITQQLFQQSHQFQLFHPQPQEQRRLIPQHQLGLDQESGPENSTGGGGGGPSFLATTMNFKLAVNESSGGGSREGLNDEDSILQGDDGSESRLHHHWQREEESAIKEPSWRPLDIDYVNRNNKRYKEKEPETPTNKYCKKSKEGAEPDPGGHIIGGNNYKLFSELEAIYKPGGSIIGAGGGGPNRAGSGSALTGDETALMPAATNPPGLAADHLVGGSETSAGEEVPVKKFSKGSGRRKRKRRQQKQLSSITAFFENLVKQLMDHQESLHRKFLEVMERRDQERTVREEAWRRQEAAKSSREAAARAQERALASSREAAIISFLEKITGETLRLPEKPQFQAQFPEEPAETTENLPIEPSNAANNGDSNTDKVLFNISRWPKAEVHALIRVRSGLESRFQEPGLKGPLWEEVSSTMAAMGYHRSAKRCKEKWENINKYFRKTKESGKKRPQHSKTCPYFHQLDQLYSKSLNKSQPASSSSPNANVASATTSGTATDQGKDHSELLDAIIVSTDQQGFKFPEMSSLQFDFNGTDKDNNELHRKVGNNGEEEEDDDDDDEEGGRREKAEEREEGEGESQVQPHQEEHHQHDSNLFFQSLQS from the exons ATGCAGTCAGGATATGGAAGCGTATCGGAGATCCAGCAATTCATGATGGAGAATTGCGGCAGCTCCATCTTCTCCATCTCCTCCGCCACCCCTCCGAACCCCTCGGTGCCGACCGGCCCGGCCGACATCCATGCCGCCACCTCCCAGCCTCTCAGGTACCGCCCCCTCCACCacccccaccaccaccaccaacaGCAGCCCCAGACCCCGCCGCCGCTCCCTCCACACTTCTCCCACTTCCATTCCATCCCAATCACTCAGCAGCTCTTCCAGCAGAGCCACCAGTTCCAGCTGTTCCATCCCCAGCCCCAAGAGCAAAGAAGGCTCATCCCCCAGCACCAGCTAGGCTTGGATCAGGAGTCCGGCCCCGAGAACTCCACCGGAGGCGGCGGTGGCGGGCCGAGTTTTCTTGCCACCACGATGAATTTCAAGCTGGCGGTGAATGAGAGCAGCGGCGGTGGCAGCCGGGAGGGACTGAACGACGAGGACAGCATCCTCCAGGGCGACGATGGGTCCGAGAGCCGGCTCCACCACCACTGGCAGAGAGAGGAGGAATCAGCCATCAAGGAGCCCTCATG GAGGCCCTTGGATATAGATTACGTTAATAGGAACAACAAGAGGTACAAGGAGAAGGAGCCCGAGACACCAACAAACAAGTACTGCAAGAAGAGCAAAGAGGGAGCCGAGCCGGACCCCGGTGGCCACATAATCGGTGGCAACAACTACAAGCTCTTCAGCGAGCTCGAGGCCATCTACAAGCCCGGCGGTAGCATTATAGGTGCTGGTGGTGGTGGTCCCAACCGAGCCGGCTCTGGCTCTGCTCTCACCGGCGACGAGACCGCCCTCATGCCGGCCGCCACCAACCCTCCGGGACTGGCAGCTGATCACCTCGTCGGTGGCTCGGAGACGTCGGCCGGAGAGGAGGTACCCGTGAAGAAATTCTCCAAGGGAAgtgggaggaggaagaggaagcgGCGGCAGCAGAAGCAGCTGAGCTCGATCACCGCCTTCTTCGAGAACCTGGTGAAGCAGCTGATGGACCACCAAGAGAGCCTCCACCGGAAATTCCTGGAAGTGATGGAGAGGAGGGACCAGGAGAGGACGGTCCGGGAGGAGGCCTGGCGGCGCCAGGAGGCCGCCAAGTCCAGCCGCGAGGCCGCCGCCCGGGCCCAGGAGCGTGCCCTCGCCTCCTCCCGTGAGGCCGCCATCATCTCCTTCCTCGAGAAGATCACCGGCGAGACCCTCCGCCTCCCGGAGAAGCCCCAATTCCAAGCCCAATTCCCTGAAGAACCTGCCGAAACCACCGAGAACCTCCCCATCGAGCCCTCGAACGCCGCGAACAATGGCGATAGCAACACCGACAAGGTCCTCTTCAACATCAGCCGGTGGCCCAAGGCGGAGGTTCACGCTCTGATCAGGGTGCGAAGCGGGCTCGAGTCGAGGTTCCAGGAGCCCGGACTGAAGGGTCCACTCTGGGAGGAGGTGAGCTCGACGATGGCCGCCATGGGCTACCACCGGAGCGCGAAGCGGTGCAAGGAGAAGTGGGAGAACATCAACAAATACTTCAGGAAGACAAAGGAAAGTGGCAAGAAGCGGCCGCAGCACTCCAAGACCTGCCCTTACTTCCACCAATTGGACCAGCTCTACTCCAAGTCCCTCAACAAGTCCCAACccgcttcctcctcctcccccaatGCCAATGTGGCCAGTGCCACCACTTCCGGCACGGCCACCGATCAAGGGAAGGATCACTCCGAGCTCCTCGACGCCATCATCGTGTCCACCGATCAGCAAGGCTTCAAGTTCCCTGAAATGAGCTCGCTGCAGTTTGACTTCAATGGCACAGACAAGGACAATAACGAGCTCCATCGCAAAGTAGGGAACAACGGCGAAGAAGAAGAGGACGACGATGACGACGACGAAGAGGGAGGACGTAGAGAGAAGGcagaggaaagagaagaaggagaaggggagagCCAAGTTCAACCCCACCAAGAGGAGCACCACCAACATGACTCCAACCTCTTCTTCCAAAGTCTCCAATCCTAG